A single window of Cellulomonas sp. NTE-D12 DNA harbors:
- a CDS encoding DUF3117 domain-containing protein, producing MAAMKPRTGDGPLEVTKEGRGIVMRVPLEGGGRLVVELNATEAAELGQALTSVAG from the coding sequence ATGGCCGCGATGAAGCCGAGGACCGGCGACGGACCGCTGGAGGTCACCAAGGAGGGTCGTGGCATCGTCATGCGCGTCCCGCTCGAGGGCGGCGGCCGTCTGGTGGTCGAGCTCAACGCGACCGAGGCGGCGGAGCTGGGACAGGCTCTGACGTCGGTCGCCGGCTGA
- a CDS encoding Sec-independent protein translocase TatB, whose protein sequence is MFGINGGELIILLVVVALVVGPERLPAYAEQLARWARGLRQLASDARARVDSELGDTGIDWEALDPRRYDPRRIVRDALLDDGLGTGRGPAGPVGRPATSATGSPVPSSEVGLAGPAPYDDEAT, encoded by the coding sequence GTGTTCGGTATCAACGGTGGCGAGCTGATCATCCTGCTCGTCGTCGTGGCCCTCGTCGTGGGGCCAGAACGGCTGCCGGCCTACGCCGAGCAGCTCGCCCGCTGGGCACGGGGCCTGCGCCAGCTGGCGTCGGACGCGCGCGCCCGGGTCGACTCCGAGCTCGGCGACACCGGCATCGACTGGGAGGCGCTGGACCCGCGTCGGTACGACCCGCGCCGCATCGTGCGCGACGCGCTGCTGGACGACGGGCTCGGCACCGGCCGGGGTCCCGCGGGTCCCGTGGGCCGCCCGGCGACGAGTGCCACCGGCTCGCCGGTACCGTCGTCCGAGGTCGGTCTCGCGGGACCGGCGCCGTACGACGACGAGGCAACATGA
- a CDS encoding leucyl aminopeptidase family protein: MPVAPGREGDEGLAAGSGTAQAAARYGIDLAELAERSGLTGAAGESSVVQLPRPVGSAVALPWTDLPPRIVLVGVGQGSDADLRRAGAALARASRGWRAVATTLGDDDHAASSDVARTTRALVEGYLLAAYAQPSGAHKDTVKAAAELVLLGRDGGRVGAAVVAARTAASATWLVRDLANTPSGVKNPAWVADQARRLAARAGVSVEVLGPRELAAQGFGGILAVGSGSASTPRLVVARYTPPQPAAHHVVVVGKGITYDTGGLSIKPRESMVPMKTDMAGAAVALATVLGAAHSGSVHRVTAVLPLAENQVGAASYRPDDVVRVYGGTTVEVQNTDAEGRMVLADALAYADAVLDPDVLIDVATLTGAATLGLGRGHAALYGTDDELVRALTAAGQATGELAWPMPLSAEYQDSLRSDVADVRQTARDKHMGGGSVFAALFLQRFVGTRRWAHLDVAGTARATADAHEVTAGATGYGARLLLQYLADLS, from the coding sequence GTGCCGGTCGCACCGGGGCGCGAGGGTGACGAGGGGTTGGCCGCGGGTTCCGGGACCGCGCAGGCCGCGGCTCGGTACGGCATCGACCTGGCGGAGCTGGCGGAGCGCTCCGGCCTGACCGGCGCAGCCGGGGAGTCCTCCGTCGTGCAGCTGCCACGGCCGGTCGGCTCGGCCGTCGCCCTGCCGTGGACGGACCTTCCCCCGCGGATCGTGCTCGTCGGGGTCGGGCAGGGCTCGGACGCCGACCTGCGCCGGGCCGGTGCGGCGCTGGCTCGTGCGTCGCGGGGCTGGCGCGCGGTCGCGACCACCCTCGGCGACGACGACCACGCCGCGTCGTCGGACGTGGCGCGGACGACCCGGGCGCTCGTCGAGGGCTACCTCCTCGCCGCCTACGCCCAGCCGAGCGGTGCGCACAAGGACACCGTCAAGGCCGCCGCCGAGCTGGTGCTGCTGGGCCGCGACGGTGGCCGGGTCGGTGCGGCCGTCGTCGCCGCCCGCACGGCCGCCTCGGCGACGTGGCTGGTGCGGGACCTGGCGAACACGCCGTCCGGCGTGAAGAACCCGGCGTGGGTCGCCGACCAGGCGCGTCGGCTGGCCGCGCGCGCCGGTGTGAGCGTCGAGGTGCTGGGTCCCCGCGAGCTGGCCGCCCAGGGGTTCGGTGGCATCCTCGCGGTCGGCAGCGGCTCCGCCTCGACCCCCCGGCTGGTCGTCGCCAGGTACACGCCGCCGCAGCCGGCCGCGCACCACGTCGTGGTGGTCGGCAAGGGCATCACGTACGACACCGGTGGCCTGTCGATCAAGCCGCGCGAGTCGATGGTGCCGATGAAGACCGACATGGCGGGTGCTGCCGTCGCGCTCGCCACGGTGCTCGGCGCCGCGCACAGCGGCTCGGTGCACCGCGTCACGGCGGTCCTCCCGCTCGCGGAGAACCAGGTCGGCGCCGCCTCCTACCGGCCGGACGACGTGGTGCGGGTGTACGGCGGCACGACGGTCGAGGTGCAGAACACCGACGCCGAGGGCCGCATGGTCCTCGCCGACGCCCTCGCCTATGCCGATGCGGTGCTCGACCCCGACGTGCTGATCGACGTCGCCACCCTGACCGGTGCGGCGACGCTCGGGCTCGGCCGCGGCCACGCCGCTCTCTACGGCACGGACGACGAGCTCGTGCGGGCGCTGACCGCCGCCGGCCAGGCGACCGGTGAGCTCGCGTGGCCGATGCCCCTGTCGGCGGAGTACCAGGACTCGCTCCGCTCCGACGTCGCGGACGTGCGTCAGACCGCGCGGGACAAGCACATGGGCGGCGGCTCGGTGTTCGCGGCCCTGTTCCTGCAGCGCTTCGTCGGCACGCGCCGCTGGGCCCACCTGGACGTCGCCGGCACCGCACGGGCCACCGCCGACGCCCACGAGGTGACGGCCGGGGCGACGGGCTACGGCGCCCGTCTGCTGCTGCAGTACCTGGCCGACCTCAGCTGA
- the trpS gene encoding tryptophan--tRNA ligase — protein MRRDTQMLTAGMPRVFSGMQPTSDSLHLGNYLGALTQWVALQEDHDAIYCVVDLHALTVGPDPAVLRERTRRTAAQYLAAGVDPARSMLFVQSHVPEHAELAWLLSCHTGFGEAGRMTQFKDKSTRHGTEGTNVGLFTYPVLMAADILLYDTALVPVGEDQRQHLELSRTLAQRLNARLGAGSVVVPEAFIVKSTAKIYDLQDPTAKMSKSAASPNGLIELLDDPKVVAKRIRSAVTDTEREIRFDPVAKPGIANLLTIFSALTDRSVPQLEAEYEGRGYGDLKKDLAEVVVDFLTPFQERVQHFLADPAALDEVLAEGAGKARDIAAVTLDRLYERSGLLARRGRR, from the coding sequence ATGAGGAGAGACACGCAGATGCTGACCGCCGGCATGCCCCGGGTGTTCTCGGGGATGCAGCCGACCTCCGACTCGCTGCACCTGGGCAACTACCTCGGCGCCCTGACGCAGTGGGTGGCGCTGCAGGAGGACCACGACGCGATCTACTGCGTCGTCGACCTGCACGCCCTGACCGTCGGCCCGGACCCCGCGGTGCTGCGCGAGCGCACCCGTCGCACGGCGGCCCAGTACCTGGCGGCGGGGGTCGACCCGGCTCGGTCGATGCTGTTCGTCCAGTCCCACGTGCCGGAGCACGCCGAGCTGGCGTGGCTCCTGTCCTGCCACACCGGGTTCGGCGAGGCGGGTCGCATGACCCAGTTCAAGGACAAGTCGACGCGCCACGGCACCGAGGGCACCAACGTCGGCCTGTTCACCTACCCGGTGCTGATGGCCGCCGACATCCTGCTGTACGACACGGCTCTCGTCCCGGTGGGGGAGGACCAGCGCCAGCACCTGGAGCTCAGCCGGACGCTCGCCCAGCGGCTGAACGCCCGGCTCGGGGCCGGGTCGGTGGTGGTGCCCGAGGCGTTCATCGTCAAGAGCACGGCGAAGATCTACGACCTGCAGGACCCGACGGCCAAGATGAGCAAGTCGGCGGCGAGCCCCAACGGGCTGATCGAGCTGCTCGACGACCCCAAGGTGGTCGCCAAGCGGATCCGCTCCGCGGTGACCGACACCGAGCGGGAGATCCGCTTCGACCCGGTCGCCAAGCCCGGCATCGCCAACCTGCTGACCATCTTCTCCGCTCTGACGGACCGCTCGGTGCCGCAGCTTGAGGCCGAGTACGAGGGCCGGGGCTACGGCGACCTGAAGAAGGACCTCGCCGAGGTCGTGGTCGACTTCCTCACCCCGTTCCAGGAGCGGGTGCAGCACTTCCTCGCCGACCCCGCGGCGCTCGACGAGGTGCTCGCGGAGGGCGCCGGCAAGGCCCGCGACATCGCGGCCGTCACCCTCGACCGGCTCTACGAGCGGTCCGGTCTGCTCGCCCGCCGAGGGCGCCGATGA
- a CDS encoding YihY/virulence factor BrkB family protein has translation MDHQTDPTVEPPAGSGAAHARASAAAPDPAGAGEAAQRSGTGAWTGLVERVKRLLAWWQRSRAGRANARFGAAGGGLLTGGIAYAALFAVFSALTLGWSVFMLVLGRNKAVHDRVITTVANTLPGLIDTGDGKGVIKPDQLRLSAGLSVAGIVALVTLVLSALSAVGALQTSVRAMFGRMQHGSTLSNKLRELGGFAAMSLAVLVSAVLGLALTSAADWLLGAVGWGAMARFTGRVLGIAVTFVVDAVTFVVVVKVLAGESPPRKDLLGGAAIAGVGLGVVRVLGTSVVSGSVRHNPVLASFAVIVVLLLWINLVSRIVLLAAAWTANPPLTQPEPTPAPEGAKVGSGG, from the coding sequence GTGGACCATCAGACCGACCCGACCGTCGAGCCTCCGGCCGGCTCCGGCGCCGCACATGCGCGTGCCTCGGCCGCGGCCCCGGATCCCGCCGGGGCCGGTGAGGCCGCCCAGCGATCCGGTACCGGGGCGTGGACCGGGCTCGTGGAGCGGGTCAAGCGTCTGCTGGCGTGGTGGCAGCGCAGTCGTGCCGGCCGGGCGAACGCGCGGTTCGGTGCCGCCGGCGGGGGGCTGCTGACCGGCGGCATCGCCTACGCGGCCCTGTTCGCGGTCTTCTCGGCGCTCACCCTCGGGTGGTCGGTCTTCATGCTGGTGCTCGGCCGCAACAAGGCCGTGCACGACAGGGTGATCACCACGGTGGCGAACACCCTGCCTGGACTGATCGACACCGGCGACGGCAAGGGGGTCATCAAGCCCGACCAGCTGCGGCTCTCGGCCGGTCTCTCGGTGGCCGGGATCGTCGCGCTGGTCACGCTGGTGCTCAGCGCTCTGTCGGCGGTCGGCGCGCTCCAGACCAGTGTCCGGGCGATGTTCGGCCGGATGCAGCACGGCAGCACCCTGTCGAACAAGCTGCGGGAGCTCGGTGGCTTCGCGGCCATGAGCCTCGCGGTGCTGGTGTCCGCCGTGCTCGGGCTCGCGCTGACCTCTGCGGCGGACTGGCTCCTCGGTGCGGTCGGCTGGGGTGCCATGGCGCGGTTCACCGGCCGGGTGCTCGGCATCGCCGTGACCTTCGTCGTCGACGCGGTGACGTTCGTCGTCGTGGTCAAGGTCCTCGCCGGTGAGTCACCGCCACGCAAGGACCTGCTCGGTGGCGCCGCCATCGCCGGCGTGGGTCTGGGCGTGGTCCGCGTGCTCGGTACGTCGGTGGTGTCCGGCAGCGTGCGCCACAACCCCGTGCTGGCGTCGTTCGCCGTCATCGTGGTGCTGCTGCTGTGGATCAACCTCGTGTCGCGGATCGTCCTGCTCGCTGCGGCCTGGACTGCGAACCCGCCCCTGACACAGCCGGAGCCGACCCCCGCGCCGGAGGGCGCGAAGGTCGGCTCGGGAGGCTGA
- a CDS encoding 2'-5' RNA ligase family protein: protein MTVPPGVVRIGVVVGVPEPHGPVLRAERIATGDPEAHAIAPHITLLGPTDLVAGALDDVDAHLAAVASAHRPFVVQLRGTGTFRPVTPVVFLQLSRGISDCEQLERGIRQGPLATPVRFPYHPHVTVAHGVPEPVLDEVFDRLSGFEATFVVTGFSRYEQEDDGTWCAVRTFRLRGAAARAGVPQPAAPDARVVRPT, encoded by the coding sequence ATGACCGTGCCGCCCGGCGTGGTGCGGATCGGCGTCGTCGTCGGCGTCCCCGAGCCGCACGGTCCCGTGCTGCGCGCCGAGCGCATCGCCACCGGCGACCCGGAGGCGCACGCCATCGCACCGCACATCACGCTGCTCGGTCCGACGGACCTCGTCGCCGGGGCGCTCGACGACGTCGACGCGCACCTCGCGGCGGTCGCGTCGGCGCACCGCCCCTTCGTCGTGCAGCTGCGGGGCACCGGCACGTTCCGGCCCGTGACGCCCGTCGTGTTCCTGCAGCTGAGCCGAGGCATCTCCGACTGCGAACAGCTCGAGCGCGGGATCCGTCAGGGTCCGCTCGCCACGCCGGTGCGGTTCCCGTACCACCCGCACGTCACGGTCGCGCACGGTGTGCCGGAGCCGGTACTGGACGAGGTCTTCGACCGGCTCTCCGGTTTCGAGGCGACCTTCGTGGTGACGGGGTTCAGCCGCTACGAGCAGGAGGACGACGGGACGTGGTGCGCCGTCCGCACGTTCCGGTTGCGCGGCGCCGCCGCTCGCGCGGGCGTTCCGCAGCCCGCGGCACCGGATGCCAGGGTGGTGCGGCCGACCTAG
- a CDS encoding zf-HC2 domain-containing protein → MTHLGSRISALVDHQLSVAETERALAHVAGCPRCAGELAAARRARDVLASAAGPVDPAPDLTARLLSLAPAPERRPAPRDPFAAPRSEELASAFTLRPAVGALGLRGQSSALRGEVTARRSPSRLVVGAVAGLGLAATGLFALGARPAVVPTDHPAVALGLLGQAAAPAPSAGGTVRTTSTSSVDALAGSGWTAPQLPAGWAVAGVRCDPAETSVELDLTGPTGATVVVTERQGRLDTAALHGVAVHQVDGRAVYVLSTSPRHLVWQSDGSVVEVVSASRDDSVEALVAAFPATPFDDGVPARIGRGWSTVAHVLAGP, encoded by the coding sequence ATGACCCACCTCGGTTCGCGGATCAGCGCGCTGGTCGACCACCAGCTGTCCGTCGCGGAGACGGAGCGGGCGCTCGCGCACGTCGCCGGGTGCCCACGCTGCGCCGGCGAGCTCGCGGCCGCCCGGCGTGCGCGGGACGTGCTGGCCTCCGCCGCCGGTCCCGTCGACCCCGCACCCGACCTGACGGCACGGCTCCTGTCCCTGGCGCCGGCACCCGAGCGCCGCCCCGCACCGCGCGACCCGTTCGCCGCCCCGCGCTCCGAGGAGCTGGCCTCCGCGTTCACGCTGCGTCCGGCGGTCGGCGCCCTCGGGCTCCGCGGTCAGTCCAGTGCGTTGCGCGGCGAGGTGACCGCACGCCGGTCGCCGAGCCGCCTCGTGGTCGGGGCGGTTGCCGGGCTCGGGCTGGCCGCGACGGGGCTGTTCGCGCTCGGTGCCCGCCCCGCGGTCGTGCCCACGGACCACCCGGCCGTCGCGCTCGGGCTGCTCGGGCAGGCGGCCGCCCCGGCGCCGTCCGCCGGTGGCACCGTGCGCACCACGTCGACGTCGTCGGTCGACGCGCTCGCAGGCAGCGGCTGGACCGCTCCGCAGCTGCCCGCCGGATGGGCGGTCGCGGGGGTCCGGTGCGACCCGGCGGAGACGTCGGTCGAGCTCGACCTGACCGGCCCGACGGGCGCCACGGTCGTCGTCACCGAGAGGCAGGGGCGGCTGGACACCGCGGCGCTGCACGGGGTGGCGGTGCACCAGGTGGACGGCCGGGCCGTGTACGTGCTCTCCACGTCACCGCGGCACCTCGTGTGGCAGTCCGACGGCAGCGTGGTCGAGGTGGTCTCGGCCTCGCGCGACGACAGCGTCGAGGCTCTCGTGGCCGCGTTCCCCGCCACACCGTTCGACGACGGCGTGCCGGCTCGGATCGGCCGCGGCTGGTCGACCGTCGCCCACGTGCTGGCCGGTCCCTGA
- the dapE gene encoding succinyl-diaminopimelate desuccinylase, whose protein sequence is MTDLDLTADLLTLTRAICDVPSVSGAEGPLADLVERALRAQPHLEVLRDGDTVVARTRLGRPRRVAVAGHLDTVPVADNVPSHVEGSGADAVLWGRGTVDMKAGVAVQLALAAELSAPVHDVTWVFYDHEEVAADLNGLGRVAAAHPDWLAADFAILGEPTAGGVEGGCNGTLRAEVVVPGVAAHSARAWMGVNAIHRAGELLRRLEAYQPATVTVDGLEYKEGLNAVLVSGGTAANVIPDRCVVTVNYRFAPTRSVAEAEAHVRDVMAGYDVTVVDAAAGALPGLDEPAARDFTAAVLGATGRAPVAKLGWTDVARFSALGVPAVNFGPGDPLLAHARDERCPVAQIEQVHAALRAWLVG, encoded by the coding sequence GTGACCGACCTTGATCTCACGGCGGACCTGCTCACGCTGACCCGCGCCATCTGCGACGTCCCGTCGGTCAGCGGCGCGGAGGGGCCTCTGGCCGACCTCGTCGAACGGGCGCTGCGGGCGCAGCCGCACCTCGAGGTGCTCCGGGACGGCGACACCGTGGTGGCGCGCACGCGGCTGGGCCGGCCGCGGCGCGTCGCCGTCGCCGGGCACCTGGACACCGTGCCGGTCGCGGACAACGTCCCGAGCCACGTCGAGGGCTCCGGTGCCGACGCGGTGCTCTGGGGCCGCGGCACCGTGGACATGAAGGCCGGGGTCGCCGTCCAGCTCGCGCTCGCCGCCGAGCTCTCGGCACCGGTGCACGATGTCACGTGGGTCTTCTACGACCACGAGGAGGTCGCCGCCGACCTGAACGGTCTGGGCCGGGTCGCCGCGGCGCACCCGGACTGGCTGGCGGCGGACTTCGCGATCCTCGGCGAACCCACGGCGGGCGGCGTCGAGGGCGGCTGCAACGGCACGCTGCGGGCCGAGGTCGTCGTCCCGGGCGTCGCCGCCCACTCCGCCCGCGCCTGGATGGGTGTGAACGCGATCCATCGCGCCGGTGAGCTGCTCCGGCGCCTCGAGGCGTACCAGCCCGCCACCGTGACGGTCGACGGGCTGGAGTACAAGGAGGGCCTCAATGCCGTCCTCGTCTCCGGCGGCACGGCCGCCAACGTCATCCCGGACCGGTGCGTCGTCACGGTGAACTACCGGTTCGCCCCCACGCGCTCGGTGGCGGAGGCGGAGGCGCACGTGCGCGACGTGATGGCCGGCTACGACGTCACCGTCGTGGACGCCGCCGCGGGAGCGTTGCCTGGGCTCGACGAGCCGGCCGCCCGCGACTTCACGGCCGCCGTGCTCGGCGCCACGGGCCGCGCGCCGGTGGCGAAGCTCGGCTGGACGGACGTCGCGCGCTTCAGCGCGCTCGGGGTGCCGGCGGTCAACTTCGGCCCCGGCGACCCCCTGCTCGCGCACGCGCGCGACGAGCGTTGCCCGGTGGCCCAGATCGAGCAGGTGCACGCCGCGCTGCGGGCGTGGCTCGTCGGCTGA
- a CDS encoding O-methyltransferase produces the protein MPTDKAQSWVYCEEFVPEDDVLRRARERADQLGCTPVLPGTGAVLQVLAAASRARAVVEIGTGAGVSALYLLRGMPADGVLTTIDVEVENQRAAKEAFAEEGVRPTRTRTISGRALDVLPRLTDGAYDLVLVDADKESYPAYVEQAVRLLRSGGVLAVDNALWHDRVADPARRDETTTVVREVGRTVRDDARLISTLLPSGDGLLVAVRR, from the coding sequence ATCCCCACCGACAAGGCCCAGAGCTGGGTCTACTGCGAGGAGTTCGTCCCCGAGGACGACGTGCTGCGCCGTGCCCGCGAGCGCGCCGACCAGCTCGGCTGCACCCCGGTGCTGCCCGGCACCGGGGCCGTGCTGCAGGTGCTCGCGGCTGCCAGCCGGGCCCGTGCAGTGGTGGAGATCGGCACGGGCGCCGGTGTCAGCGCCCTCTACCTGCTGCGCGGCATGCCCGCGGACGGCGTGCTGACCACGATCGACGTCGAGGTGGAGAACCAGCGCGCCGCCAAGGAGGCGTTCGCGGAGGAGGGTGTGCGGCCCACCCGTACGCGCACCATCTCCGGGCGGGCGCTCGACGTGCTGCCCCGGCTGACGGACGGCGCGTACGACCTCGTCCTGGTGGACGCGGACAAGGAGTCCTACCCCGCCTACGTCGAGCAGGCCGTGCGCCTGCTACGGTCCGGCGGCGTGCTCGCCGTGGACAACGCGCTGTGGCACGACCGCGTGGCCGACCCGGCACGTCGCGACGAGACGACGACGGTCGTCCGCGAGGTCGGTCGCACCGTCCGCGACGACGCCCGGCTGATCTCGACGCTGCTGCCCAGCGGTGACGGGCTGCTGGTGGCCGTCCGCCGCTGA
- a CDS encoding succinate dehydrogenase iron-sulfur subunit — MTATMDKPAASGAPMGEVPTFEVRLKIRRYQPADAEPAPYGEVVEQGPSTWQEFVVQVHGTDRVLDALHKVKWEQDGSLTFRRSCAHGVCGSDAMRINGRNRLACKTLLKDLDPTKPIVIEPIKGLAVIKDLVVDMEPFFASYREIMPFLITSGNEPTRERLQSPTERARYDDTTKCILCACCTSSCPVFWNDGQYFGPAAIVNAHRFIFDSRDEGGSQRLEILNDKEGVWRCRTTFNCTEACPRGIEVTKAIAEVKRAMITRAF; from the coding sequence ATGACAGCAACCATGGACAAGCCCGCTGCCTCCGGCGCCCCCATGGGCGAGGTGCCGACGTTCGAGGTCCGGCTGAAGATCCGCCGCTACCAGCCTGCGGACGCCGAACCGGCGCCCTACGGAGAGGTGGTCGAGCAGGGACCCTCGACGTGGCAGGAGTTCGTGGTGCAGGTGCACGGCACCGACCGCGTGCTCGACGCCCTGCACAAGGTGAAGTGGGAGCAGGACGGCTCGCTCACGTTCCGCCGCTCGTGCGCCCACGGCGTGTGCGGCTCGGACGCGATGCGGATCAACGGTCGCAACCGGCTCGCGTGCAAGACGCTGCTCAAGGACCTCGACCCGACCAAGCCGATCGTCATCGAGCCGATCAAGGGCCTGGCCGTGATCAAGGACCTCGTGGTCGACATGGAGCCGTTCTTCGCCTCGTACCGCGAGATCATGCCGTTCCTCATCACGTCGGGAAACGAGCCGACCCGGGAGCGCCTGCAGTCGCCGACCGAGCGGGCGCGCTACGACGACACCACCAAGTGCATCCTGTGCGCCTGCTGCACGTCGAGCTGCCCGGTGTTCTGGAACGACGGCCAGTACTTCGGCCCCGCCGCGATCGTCAACGCGCACCGGTTCATCTTCGACAGCCGTGACGAGGGCGGCTCGCAGCGTCTGGAGATCCTCAACGACAAGGAAGGCGTGTGGCGCTGCCGCACCACCTTCAACTGCACCGAGGCCTGCCCCCGCGGCATCGAGGTGACCAAGGCGATCGCCGAGGTCAAGCGGGCGATGATCACCCGGGCCTTCTGA
- the sigE gene encoding RNA polymerase sigma factor SigE yields MTTQPAEWQAPTWEAIVRDNSARVYRLAYRLTGNRHDAEDLTQETFVRVFRSLDSYVPGTFEGWLHRITTNLFLDQARRRKRIRIDAMGDDTERWTTPDELASPERAFEHGNLDQDVQRALDELPPEYRAAVVLCDIEGLSYEEIAVTLGIKLGTVRSRIHRARARLRVSLEHRRPQADDARPVGLALGGDTAPVAGARG; encoded by the coding sequence ATGACCACGCAGCCCGCCGAGTGGCAGGCCCCGACGTGGGAGGCGATCGTCCGGGACAACTCTGCTCGGGTGTACCGGCTCGCCTACCGGCTCACCGGCAACCGGCACGACGCCGAGGACCTGACGCAGGAGACCTTCGTCCGGGTGTTCCGCTCGCTCGACTCCTACGTGCCTGGCACGTTCGAGGGCTGGTTGCACCGGATCACCACGAACCTCTTCCTCGACCAGGCGCGGCGCCGCAAGCGCATCCGGATCGACGCGATGGGCGACGACACCGAGCGGTGGACCACGCCGGACGAGCTCGCCTCGCCCGAGCGCGCCTTCGAGCACGGCAACCTCGACCAGGACGTGCAGCGCGCGCTGGACGAGCTGCCACCGGAGTACCGCGCCGCCGTGGTGCTCTGCGACATCGAGGGGCTCTCCTACGAGGAGATCGCCGTCACGCTCGGGATCAAGCTCGGCACGGTCCGCTCGCGCATCCACCGCGCGCGGGCACGGCTGCGGGTGTCGCTCGAGCACCGGCGGCCGCAGGCGGACGACGCCAGGCCGGTCGGGCTCGCGCTCGGCGGCGACACCGCACCCGTCGCGGGGGCTCGGGGATGA
- a CDS encoding TIGR00730 family Rossman fold protein: MDEQQGEDRGARGSSRAGRSEAGQGVDGHEVARSGDGRRRKDITEYRRGPVLLRGPQIPATTSDQRLLTRGDRVSWLHDDPWRVMRIQSEFVEGFGALAEVGPAVSVFGSARIRKGRPEYELARRVAASLARAGYAVITGGGPGVMEAANKGAAQAGGLSVGLGIELPFEQGMNKWVDLGVNFRYFFARKTMFVKYAEGFVVLPGGFGTLDELFEALTLVQTHKVVGFPIVLMGTDYWGGLLDWIRSTVTDRGMVGPSDADLLRLTDDPDEAVEIVVRRGAELRAQEEAAVGAEANATSTQSTGW; this comes from the coding sequence ATGGACGAGCAGCAGGGCGAGGACCGCGGCGCACGCGGCTCCTCGCGGGCAGGACGGTCCGAGGCGGGCCAGGGCGTCGACGGCCACGAGGTCGCACGCTCGGGTGACGGCCGCCGCCGCAAGGACATCACCGAGTACCGCCGGGGTCCCGTGCTGCTGCGCGGTCCGCAGATCCCCGCCACCACGTCCGACCAGCGCCTGCTGACCAGGGGCGACCGGGTCAGCTGGCTGCACGACGACCCCTGGCGCGTGATGCGGATCCAGAGCGAGTTCGTCGAGGGCTTCGGGGCGCTGGCCGAGGTCGGGCCCGCGGTGAGCGTGTTCGGCTCGGCGCGGATCCGCAAGGGTCGGCCGGAGTACGAGCTGGCGCGCCGAGTGGCGGCGAGCCTGGCGCGCGCCGGCTACGCGGTGATCACCGGCGGTGGCCCGGGCGTGATGGAGGCCGCCAACAAGGGCGCTGCGCAGGCCGGCGGGCTGTCCGTGGGGCTCGGCATCGAGCTGCCCTTCGAGCAGGGCATGAACAAGTGGGTCGACCTCGGCGTCAACTTCCGGTACTTCTTCGCCCGCAAGACGATGTTCGTCAAGTACGCCGAGGGGTTCGTGGTGCTGCCGGGCGGGTTCGGCACCCTCGACGAGCTGTTCGAGGCGCTGACCCTGGTGCAGACGCACAAGGTCGTCGGGTTCCCCATCGTCCTGATGGGCACCGACTACTGGGGCGGCCTGCTCGACTGGATCCGCAGCACCGTCACCGACCGCGGCATGGTCGGGCCGTCGGACGCGGACCTGCTGCGGCTGACGGACGACCCCGACGAGGCGGTCGAGATCGTCGTGCGCCGCGGGGCCGAGCTGCGGGCGCAGGAGGAGGCCGCCGTGGGTGCGGAGGCGAACGCCACGTCCACGCAGAGCACCGGCTGGTAG